A window of the Thermodesulforhabdus norvegica genome harbors these coding sequences:
- a CDS encoding Hsp70 family protein, with the protein MKNPKYVIGIDLGTTNCVVAYAPLEDKKPEIKIFNVLQITAPNEMRALPQLPSFVYLLGGHDINPSSVRLPWQESPRNVVGHFARKRGSEVPHRLVSSAKSWLCHSGVDRTKPILPWGSPEEVEKISPVVASSLLLAHLRDAWNHSMASEDPSSRFEYQDIYITVPASFDAVARELTVKAAKMAGLEEFTLLEEPQAAFYAWIDAHGENWRNKVKVGDCILVCDIGGGTTDFSLIEVAEEDGTLTLKRVAVGEHILLGGDNMDLALAYALRQKIASRLDDWQFRALWYQARAAKERLLSRPEARSEPVVIFGRGTGIVGGTIKTELHKEEVEKILVDGFFPKCSFEEAPVRTARIGVREMGLPYEEDPGVTRHLASFLRRHIDRVAGFPTAVLFNGGVMKAEVLRSRVVDTMREWSGGEIRELAYSDLDLAVARGAAYYGLVRRGAGIRIRAGASRSYYIAIERAMPAVPGVPTPTKALCVVPFGMEEGTSAEIREKEFGLVVGQPAVFRLFSSTSRQVDRIGEMIEDWEGAMEPTAIMETILPASEEEEGGTVVPVWLESAMTEIGTLELRCVDVLRPERKWKLEFNLKERASGEASETSSVGHNEYERV; encoded by the coding sequence TTGAAAAATCCTAAATACGTTATCGGGATCGACCTTGGAACGACCAACTGTGTCGTGGCCTATGCACCGCTAGAGGATAAGAAACCGGAAATAAAGATCTTCAACGTACTGCAAATTACCGCACCAAACGAGATGCGTGCATTGCCCCAGCTACCGTCCTTTGTTTATCTGCTGGGCGGTCACGACATAAACCCATCAAGTGTTCGTCTTCCCTGGCAGGAATCACCACGCAATGTAGTCGGGCATTTTGCCCGAAAAAGGGGCTCCGAGGTACCTCATCGGCTGGTTTCATCGGCAAAGTCATGGCTTTGCCACAGCGGAGTGGATCGAACGAAGCCGATACTTCCCTGGGGAAGTCCCGAAGAAGTCGAAAAAATTTCCCCTGTCGTTGCTTCCTCACTACTTCTGGCCCACCTGCGGGATGCCTGGAACCATTCCATGGCCTCTGAAGATCCATCGTCCCGATTCGAATACCAGGACATCTACATCACCGTGCCCGCTTCTTTCGACGCCGTGGCAAGAGAACTTACCGTTAAGGCTGCAAAGATGGCAGGTCTGGAAGAGTTTACACTTCTGGAAGAACCGCAGGCAGCGTTTTACGCCTGGATTGACGCCCATGGAGAAAACTGGAGAAACAAGGTTAAGGTGGGGGACTGCATTCTGGTTTGCGATATAGGAGGCGGAACAACCGATTTCAGCCTGATAGAGGTTGCAGAAGAAGATGGTACCCTCACGCTTAAGAGGGTTGCCGTTGGTGAGCACATACTTCTGGGCGGGGACAACATGGATCTGGCTCTTGCCTACGCCCTGCGACAGAAAATCGCTTCCCGTCTGGATGACTGGCAATTCCGTGCATTGTGGTATCAGGCAAGGGCTGCAAAGGAAAGGTTACTTTCCAGACCCGAGGCCAGATCAGAACCCGTGGTTATTTTCGGCAGGGGAACGGGCATTGTAGGGGGAACGATAAAAACGGAGCTTCACAAAGAGGAAGTGGAAAAAATTCTGGTAGACGGATTCTTCCCCAAATGCTCATTTGAAGAAGCCCCCGTCAGAACTGCCCGAATAGGCGTTCGTGAAATGGGGCTTCCTTACGAAGAAGACCCCGGAGTAACCAGGCATCTGGCATCCTTCCTCAGGCGTCACATAGATCGAGTTGCCGGGTTCCCGACGGCCGTTTTGTTCAACGGCGGCGTGATGAAGGCAGAGGTTCTAAGGTCACGTGTGGTTGATACGATGCGAGAATGGAGCGGAGGAGAAATCCGGGAGCTCGCCTACAGTGATCTGGATCTAGCAGTGGCAAGAGGAGCCGCTTATTACGGGTTGGTAAGGCGGGGTGCAGGCATTCGCATAAGAGCCGGTGCATCCAGATCTTACTACATAGCTATTGAACGGGCTATGCCTGCAGTTCCGGGAGTACCGACACCTACGAAGGCTCTTTGTGTTGTACCTTTCGGCATGGAGGAAGGAACCTCTGCGGAAATCCGCGAAAAAGAATTCGGCCTCGTGGTGGGGCAACCTGCCGTATTTCGGCTTTTTTCTTCGACATCCCGTCAGGTAGACAGGATCGGTGAAATGATAGAGGACTGGGAAGGAGCCATGGAGCCCACGGCCATAATGGAAACGATCCTGCCTGCCTCTGAGGAAGAGGAAGGCGGAACCGTCGTACCGGTATGGCTCGAAAGTGCCATGACGGAGATTGGCACCCTGGAACTCA
- a CDS encoding DUF2760 domain-containing protein, producing the protein MKHRKIWIFQALIISLLFNGMATAALFWPLREALGIMKAYVKPLLENQELKSQLPESLLQFVNNMRDFTDMITQYSPVFLFGVMGTTTLLLWIALSVAGARRIGKAVEEATRGRPEARPVSEGAEERKPPAVPGEYDERKRLMPAVQLLALLQREGRFVDFIQEDLTPYDDAQIGAAVRALHEDWRRLFREHVHLETIYREAEGSEVTVAEGFDSAAVRLTGRVIGSPPFHGILRHRGWRLIKLDLPQVSDPERTEWIIAPAEVEVEDRTVERPQSGEVNVEKS; encoded by the coding sequence ATGAAACACAGAAAAATCTGGATTTTTCAGGCTCTGATCATAAGTCTTCTTTTTAACGGGATGGCAACCGCTGCCCTTTTCTGGCCCTTGAGGGAGGCTCTGGGCATTATGAAAGCCTACGTTAAGCCTTTGCTGGAAAACCAGGAACTTAAAAGTCAGCTTCCTGAATCGCTCCTCCAGTTTGTCAACAACATGCGGGATTTCACCGACATGATAACCCAATATTCACCTGTGTTCCTTTTCGGAGTAATGGGCACAACTACCCTGCTCCTGTGGATTGCTCTTTCCGTTGCGGGTGCAAGGCGTATCGGGAAAGCTGTTGAAGAAGCCACAAGGGGCCGGCCTGAGGCAAGACCGGTTTCCGAAGGGGCCGAAGAAAGAAAGCCTCCGGCGGTTCCCGGCGAATATGACGAAAGAAAGCGCCTTATGCCCGCCGTCCAGTTACTTGCCCTGCTCCAGAGGGAAGGTCGTTTCGTCGATTTCATCCAGGAAGATCTTACTCCTTATGACGATGCCCAGATAGGTGCTGCGGTAAGGGCACTCCACGAGGACTGGAGAAGGCTCTTTAGAGAGCATGTTCATCTTGAAACAATTTACAGAGAAGCTGAGGGATCTGAGGTTACCGTTGCCGAGGGGTTTGATTCTGCCGCAGTTCGCTTAACCGGGAGGGTTATCGGATCGCCACCCTTCCACGGCATCTTACGCCATCGGGGCTGGCGTCTCATTAAGCTCGACCTCCCTCAGGTCTCAGATCCCGAACGGACGGAGTGGATTATCGCTCCGGCCGAAGTGGAGGTAGAAGACCGAACCGTGGAAAGACCACAATCAGGGGAGGTTAACGTTGAAAAATCCTAA
- a CDS encoding DUF401 family protein, protein MHIPALLKIGFVFAAALLAIRKDIALGHIFMGSSVLLGFIFGMTPLQLLNGIYHALTHPKTLALACVVSMILVLSHSMEKAREMERLLDSFQGLVRNPRLNLVIFPALIGLLPMPGGAIFSAPMVKNIGSRLGLTGAQLSYINYWFRHIWEYWWPLYPGILLTTTLSGIDLWKFIFCTFPLTVVAILSGYLPLGKVIVSGRSENHPSHPPIKPFLKGLIPIAIVIIGGLGLGSVLSIFWPSTWAPVSKELGLISALTVSVVYVWVKNGFTLRECLSVIVQKQLVKMFYMVCSILIFKTILEESHAAGQITDELLSLGIPLMPVCIILPFLMGLITGITIAFVGTSFPILIVLIKSANQANFMLPYLMLALASGFIGVLVSPVHLCLLLSNEYFHTALQPVYRYVAVPCTILFASMVAYFGLLRYFLPPS, encoded by the coding sequence ATGCACATTCCGGCTCTTTTAAAGATAGGCTTCGTTTTTGCGGCGGCACTTCTTGCCATAAGAAAAGACATCGCCCTGGGGCATATATTTATGGGTTCTTCCGTTCTGCTTGGCTTTATTTTCGGCATGACGCCTTTGCAACTTCTGAACGGGATTTATCATGCTCTGACTCATCCCAAAACTCTTGCACTGGCCTGTGTGGTTTCTATGATTCTCGTTTTAAGCCACAGCATGGAAAAGGCCCGCGAGATGGAAAGGCTCCTCGACTCTTTCCAGGGCCTGGTCAGGAATCCACGCCTCAACCTGGTCATATTTCCTGCCCTGATAGGGTTATTACCCATGCCAGGTGGGGCAATTTTTTCGGCTCCGATGGTGAAAAACATCGGCAGCAGGCTTGGTCTCACGGGAGCTCAGCTGAGTTATATAAATTACTGGTTCAGACACATCTGGGAATACTGGTGGCCCCTGTATCCCGGAATTCTCCTGACCACAACTCTTTCGGGTATTGACCTCTGGAAGTTTATTTTTTGCACCTTCCCGCTTACGGTGGTGGCCATTCTGTCGGGATACTTACCTCTGGGAAAGGTCATCGTATCGGGGCGGTCGGAAAATCATCCATCACATCCTCCCATAAAACCCTTCCTGAAAGGGCTAATACCGATAGCAATTGTGATAATAGGAGGTCTCGGGCTTGGAAGTGTTCTTTCGATCTTCTGGCCTTCCACATGGGCACCGGTTTCAAAGGAATTGGGCCTGATATCGGCTTTAACGGTATCGGTAGTGTATGTGTGGGTAAAAAACGGCTTTACTCTGCGAGAGTGCCTTTCTGTTATCGTTCAGAAGCAACTGGTGAAAATGTTCTACATGGTCTGTTCCATATTGATTTTTAAAACGATACTCGAAGAAAGTCATGCTGCAGGGCAGATAACGGACGAACTTCTATCGCTCGGCATCCCTCTCATGCCGGTTTGCATTATACTTCCTTTCCTTATGGGGCTTATCACCGGAATCACCATTGCTTTTGTGGGGACCAGCTTTCCCATACTCATCGTTCTGATAAAGTCCGCCAATCAGGCAAACTTCATGCTGCCTTACCTGATGCTTGCACTTGCTTCCGGCTTCATCGGGGTACTCGTGTCCCCGGTTCACCTCTGCCTCCTGCTCTCCAACGAATACTTCCATACAGCCCTCCAGCCCGTTTACAGGTATGTGGCCGTTCCGTGCACAATTCTCTTCGCAAGTATGGTCGCCTATTTCGGCCTTTTAAGATATTTCCTGCCACCGTCTTAA
- the lpxK gene encoding tetraacyldisaccharide 4'-kinase, whose amino-acid sequence MRWHELIEKLWYSDFPVTPLKGILSIPWKVLSDATATRASSKALRVPSVVVSTGNLVSGGTGKTPFTIWLAKKLHHLGIRVSIVARSFGNQCSLTHQVESPGREHSAYDISGDEPLLMRNSLGDIPVWVSNRKWYAVLMAYIHHSPDVILIDDGFQHRRIIKDMELLLFDAGDLWGNGILHPFGPLREPLHHLAGADVVVITGIEEERFAPAEMALRRWAGMEKPFVKVIRKIKGIRLGGRILEPSSFKNVPICAFCGIARPARFFRLLELSGFNLKKTLSFPDHYRYRNEDLHKILEKSRRAGKMLIICTEKDYYKLPLLWKDVVGVAIMDMELVTPVEVVMQCVVEPIVHAVEERKCTFRLF is encoded by the coding sequence ATGAGATGGCACGAACTCATCGAAAAGCTGTGGTATTCCGACTTCCCGGTCACTCCGCTAAAGGGAATCCTGAGCATTCCCTGGAAGGTATTGTCAGATGCCACCGCGACAAGAGCATCCTCAAAGGCCCTGCGAGTTCCTTCCGTCGTTGTCAGCACAGGAAATCTCGTATCCGGAGGTACCGGAAAAACTCCATTCACCATATGGCTGGCAAAAAAGCTTCATCATCTGGGAATCAGGGTTTCGATTGTTGCACGTTCCTTTGGAAATCAGTGCAGTCTCACACATCAGGTTGAAAGTCCAGGGAGGGAGCACTCCGCGTACGATATATCGGGAGACGAGCCGCTTCTGATGAGGAATTCCCTGGGGGATATTCCCGTCTGGGTGAGCAACCGGAAGTGGTATGCAGTCTTGATGGCTTACATTCACCATTCGCCCGATGTTATCCTGATAGACGACGGGTTTCAGCACCGAAGGATAATCAAAGATATGGAATTGCTTTTGTTTGATGCAGGAGACCTCTGGGGAAACGGAATCCTTCACCCCTTCGGACCCTTACGCGAACCTCTCCATCATCTGGCAGGAGCGGATGTCGTGGTGATAACCGGAATAGAGGAAGAAAGATTTGCTCCGGCCGAGATGGCACTGAGAAGATGGGCCGGTATGGAGAAGCCTTTCGTAAAAGTGATCAGAAAGATTAAGGGAATCAGATTGGGGGGAAGGATTCTGGAGCCGTCTTCATTCAAGAATGTGCCGATCTGCGCTTTCTGTGGAATTGCCCGCCCTGCCCGTTTTTTTCGACTGCTGGAACTCAGCGGTTTTAATCTGAAAAAAACCCTATCCTTTCCCGATCATTATCGCTATAGAAACGAGGACTTACACAAAATACTTGAGAAAAGCAGGAGAGCAGGCAAAATGCTTATCATCTGCACGGAGAAAGATTACTACAAGCTTCCACTTCTCTGGAAGGATGTCGTGGGAGTGGCAATAATGGATATGGAGTTAGTCACACCGGTTGAAGTGGTGATGCAATGCGTCGTTGAACCAATTGTCCATGCCGTAGAGGAACGAAAATGCACATTCCGGCTCTTTTAA
- a CDS encoding CDP-alcohol phosphatidyltransferase family protein, with amino-acid sequence MTVPNILTILRILLTPLLVWLLMGSRLEAALIVFFVAGITDGLDGFIARAFHQKSRLGAFLDPVADKLLLVSSFVLLARIHLIPTWLAIITVSRDVIILLGVFLFMLNNISFEIRPSILSKLTTLSQIVTALVVMSSRIYPDSRAMHKGLFILTAALTVASGLHYIYRGFSIWEAHRIEEGL; translated from the coding sequence ATGACCGTTCCGAATATTCTGACCATTCTGCGCATTCTCCTTACGCCCCTTCTGGTCTGGCTTCTTATGGGAAGCCGCCTGGAAGCAGCCCTTATCGTTTTCTTTGTTGCCGGCATTACAGACGGACTGGACGGGTTCATTGCCCGGGCCTTTCATCAGAAGTCCCGACTTGGAGCATTCCTGGATCCAGTTGCGGACAAGCTCTTGCTGGTAAGCTCTTTTGTCCTACTTGCCAGGATTCATCTGATTCCCACCTGGCTTGCCATAATCACCGTAAGCCGTGACGTAATAATATTGCTCGGAGTATTCCTCTTTATGCTGAACAACATATCCTTTGAGATACGGCCTTCCATCCTGAGCAAGCTCACCACTCTATCTCAGATAGTGACCGCTCTGGTGGTTATGAGCTCCAGGATTTATCCCGATTCCAGGGCAATGCACAAAGGTCTTTTTATATTGACCGCCGCCCTTACCGTTGCAAGTGGTCTGCATTATATCTACAGAGGGTTCAGCATCTGGGAGGCACATAGGATAGAAGAAGGCCTATGA
- a CDS encoding DUF4911 domain-containing protein codes for MVKQSTIRYYYIKPEKIHYLSFILEAYEGVAVVTTIDRSRGLIMLQISPGQEDVMDALITCEKDSLGLQPFAGEENIETLERRPAGSDENSLC; via the coding sequence ATGGTGAAGCAATCTACAATCAGGTATTACTACATAAAACCTGAAAAAATTCACTATTTGAGTTTCATTCTCGAGGCTTATGAAGGAGTGGCAGTGGTCACTACCATTGATCGCTCTCGTGGCCTTATTATGCTTCAGATTTCCCCGGGGCAGGAAGATGTTATGGATGCGTTAATTACCTGTGAAAAAGATTCGCTGGGGTTGCAACCCTTTGCGGGCGAGGAAAATATTGAGACGCTGGAGAGGAGGCCTGCAGGTTCCGATGAGAACTCCCTGTGCTGA
- the miaB gene encoding tRNA (N6-isopentenyl adenosine(37)-C2)-methylthiotransferase MiaB, producing MRTPCAELQTKGRLYVHTFGCQMNEYDSLRVQRMLSLEGYELVDDPSRADVIFINTCSVREKAEQKLYSLLGRLKNLKKKSPHSIVAVGGCVAEQVRERIFERFPHVDIVVGTRGLADFPRLVQFVAETRQKVSSFPEEEKSCGMEWLNPSDPSWNTEVVAPVTIMQGCNNFCTYCIVPYVRGRERSRPVEDIINEIEALARKGAREVLLLGQNVNSYGKTLNPPVTFADLLRQINHVAGELGILRVRFTTSHPKDLTEDLMACFRDLETLCPQIHLPFQAGSDRILRLMNRKYTQREYLGKIDRLRSYRPDIAISADVMVGFPGETEADFRETMKVIETVRFDGLFSFRYSDRPFTVASRMEPKVDDETKTRWLVELQQRQAEITLQKNKAEEGLVREVLVEGRSKAGGTQLTGRTPHGRIVNFDGPEELVGKIVAVRIVEGYAHSLKGELIDNNRVTNTVY from the coding sequence ATGAGAACTCCCTGTGCTGAGTTACAGACTAAAGGACGCCTCTATGTGCACACCTTTGGGTGCCAGATGAATGAGTATGATTCGTTGCGTGTTCAAAGGATGCTGAGCCTGGAGGGCTACGAGCTCGTTGATGATCCTTCGAGGGCGGATGTCATTTTTATAAACACCTGCTCGGTGAGAGAAAAGGCGGAACAGAAGCTCTATTCCCTGCTGGGTCGCCTGAAGAACCTGAAGAAAAAATCACCTCACTCAATTGTCGCCGTGGGTGGATGCGTGGCCGAACAGGTTCGTGAAAGAATCTTTGAACGTTTTCCTCATGTCGATATCGTCGTGGGCACGAGGGGGCTGGCCGACTTCCCGAGGCTCGTACAGTTTGTTGCTGAAACGCGACAAAAAGTGAGTAGCTTTCCCGAAGAAGAAAAATCCTGTGGTATGGAATGGCTTAACCCGTCGGATCCATCATGGAATACTGAAGTAGTTGCTCCTGTGACGATCATGCAGGGATGTAATAACTTCTGCACCTACTGCATTGTGCCTTATGTAAGAGGGAGAGAAAGGAGCAGACCGGTAGAAGATATTATCAATGAAATCGAGGCCCTGGCGAGGAAAGGGGCGAGAGAAGTCCTCCTGCTGGGTCAGAATGTTAACTCCTATGGTAAGACCCTCAATCCTCCGGTCACCTTTGCCGATCTTCTCAGACAAATCAACCACGTGGCCGGAGAGCTTGGGATACTCCGAGTTCGTTTCACCACGTCTCATCCCAAGGATCTTACGGAAGATCTCATGGCCTGTTTCAGAGACCTGGAAACCCTCTGTCCCCAGATTCATCTTCCCTTCCAGGCAGGTTCTGATCGGATTTTGCGCCTTATGAATCGCAAGTATACCCAGAGGGAATATCTTGGCAAAATAGACAGACTTAGGTCCTATCGGCCCGATATCGCAATAAGTGCGGACGTAATGGTGGGATTTCCGGGAGAGACCGAAGCCGACTTCAGAGAAACCATGAAGGTCATTGAAACAGTCCGGTTCGACGGGTTATTCTCTTTCCGATACTCCGATCGACCCTTCACCGTTGCTTCTCGTATGGAACCGAAAGTCGATGACGAAACCAAAACCCGATGGCTTGTAGAGTTACAGCAAAGGCAGGCGGAAATAACCTTGCAAAAAAATAAAGCCGAAGAGGGTCTCGTAAGAGAGGTTCTTGTTGAGGGCAGGAGTAAAGCCGGTGGTACCCAGCTTACGGGACGAACCCCTCACGGCAGGATTGTTAATTTCGATGGCCCCGAGGAACTGGTAGGAAAGATCGTTGCCGTCAGGATTGTTGAAGGATATGCTCATTCATTAAAGGGTGAGCTTATAGACAACAATAGGGTAACCAACACCGTTTATTAG
- a CDS encoding bifunctional nuclease family protein has translation MIYEMMVSELVMDPQTNTPIVILREKNGDRVLPIWIGIMEATAIAMKLENIEFPRPMTHDLMKNILDHLNVRVEKIEVCDLRDNTYYALIHLNLGGVESTIDARPSDAIALALRTQSPIFVRDKVFRKSSQSLQDERIPVVTPNDKEKLAELLEDMDPEEFGKYKM, from the coding sequence ATGATTTATGAAATGATGGTTTCAGAACTTGTCATGGATCCCCAGACAAACACGCCCATCGTAATCCTTCGGGAAAAGAACGGAGACAGGGTCCTTCCCATCTGGATAGGTATCATGGAAGCTACGGCAATCGCGATGAAACTCGAAAATATCGAATTCCCGCGCCCGATGACCCATGATCTTATGAAGAACATACTGGATCATCTTAACGTCAGAGTCGAAAAGATCGAGGTCTGCGATCTCAGGGACAACACCTATTATGCTCTGATTCACCTGAATCTGGGGGGTGTGGAGAGTACGATTGACGCAAGACCCAGCGACGCAATAGCCCTCGCCCTTCGAACTCAATCCCCGATCTTCGTCCGTGACAAAGTCTTCCGGAAGTCTTCTCAAAGTCTCCAGGACGAGCGTATCCCTGTCGTCACGCCGAATGATAAGGAAAAGCTCGCAGAACTTCTCGAAGACATGGATCCTGAGGAATTCGGCAAGTATAAGATGTAA
- the cooS gene encoding anaerobic carbon-monoxide dehydrogenase catalytic subunit — MGLKEPASRTITEDGRLMLARMAKEGIETAWDRYEAQLPHCGFCELGLSCRNCVMGPCRIDPFGEGAQKGVCGADADIIVARNLCRMIAAGAASHSDHGRDLLEILKAVSEGKAPGYTIRDEAKLRRLAAELGINADDHGDLLSLAGAVAERLEEDFGTRKKAVSFVKRVPEKRLALWQKLNIVPRGIDREVVEMMHRTHMGVDNDWKSLLLHGLRTALADGWGGSMIATEISDVLFGVPKPVESSVNLGVLKKDQVNIVLHGHNPLVSEMIAQASQDESLLELARKKGASGINLAGLCCTGNEILMRRGIPMAGNHLMTELVLATGAVEMMIVDYQCIMPALGDLARCYHTRMISTSEKARFPHMEHREFHPEGARELAYQLVKEAVENFPNRIAERVYIPVEPVKIISGFSVEALLEAMGNSLDPLLDAVKNGLIKGAVGVVGCNNPRIRHDFGHVTLTGRLIANDILVVDTGCAAVAHGKAGLKQLKAAEKAGPGLRKVCETLSIPPVLHVGSCVDNIRILVLAAALANSLGVDISDLPIAAAAPEWYSEKAVAIACYAVASGIYTVLGVTPPIMGSRNIVGLLTSGLKEVVGATFAVESDPERAADLIIAHVNSKRKALGLS; from the coding sequence ATGGGCCTGAAGGAACCCGCCAGCCGTACCATCACCGAAGACGGCCGCTTAATGCTTGCCAGAATGGCAAAAGAGGGGATTGAAACTGCGTGGGACAGATATGAAGCTCAGCTTCCTCACTGCGGCTTTTGTGAGTTGGGGCTCAGTTGCAGAAATTGTGTTATGGGACCCTGCAGGATCGACCCCTTCGGGGAGGGGGCTCAGAAGGGAGTTTGCGGGGCCGATGCCGACATAATCGTGGCGAGGAACCTGTGCAGGATGATAGCAGCCGGCGCCGCATCTCATTCCGATCATGGCCGTGATCTTCTGGAAATCCTGAAGGCCGTTTCCGAAGGTAAAGCACCGGGATATACGATCAGGGATGAGGCCAAACTGAGGAGGCTTGCAGCGGAACTGGGCATTAACGCCGATGACCACGGTGATCTTCTGTCCCTTGCCGGAGCAGTAGCGGAAAGGCTTGAAGAGGATTTCGGGACCCGTAAGAAGGCTGTTTCTTTTGTTAAAAGAGTACCCGAAAAACGCCTGGCCCTCTGGCAAAAGCTGAACATAGTACCCCGGGGGATTGACAGAGAAGTCGTCGAAATGATGCACAGAACACACATGGGAGTCGATAACGACTGGAAGAGCCTGCTTCTCCATGGCCTGAGAACCGCTCTTGCCGACGGATGGGGAGGCTCCATGATTGCAACGGAAATTTCAGATGTGCTTTTCGGGGTCCCGAAACCCGTTGAAAGCAGTGTAAACCTCGGGGTTCTTAAAAAAGATCAGGTCAATATCGTTCTTCACGGCCACAACCCTCTTGTTTCCGAAATGATAGCTCAGGCCTCCCAGGATGAAAGTCTTCTGGAGCTCGCCAGAAAAAAGGGTGCTTCGGGGATAAACCTGGCAGGTCTTTGCTGTACGGGTAACGAGATCCTTATGCGCCGCGGCATACCAATGGCCGGGAACCATCTCATGACGGAACTGGTTCTGGCAACCGGGGCCGTTGAAATGATGATAGTGGATTATCAATGCATAATGCCCGCCCTTGGAGATCTTGCCAGATGTTACCACACCAGGATGATATCCACCTCTGAAAAGGCCAGGTTTCCTCACATGGAGCACAGAGAGTTTCATCCGGAAGGAGCGCGGGAACTTGCCTATCAGCTTGTAAAAGAAGCGGTCGAAAACTTTCCCAACAGGATTGCGGAAAGGGTTTATATTCCCGTCGAGCCGGTGAAAATCATAAGCGGCTTCAGTGTGGAAGCCTTACTCGAAGCAATGGGCAATTCTCTTGATCCACTGCTCGATGCCGTGAAAAACGGCCTTATAAAGGGGGCCGTTGGCGTTGTCGGATGTAATAATCCCAGGATTCGTCATGATTTTGGCCATGTGACCCTTACCGGTCGCCTTATTGCGAACGATATTTTGGTCGTTGACACGGGTTGCGCCGCCGTTGCTCATGGTAAGGCAGGATTAAAACAGCTTAAAGCCGCAGAAAAGGCCGGTCCCGGTCTCAGGAAAGTATGTGAGACGCTATCCATACCGCCCGTACTGCACGTGGGAAGCTGCGTGGATAACATCCGAATCCTGGTTCTTGCTGCGGCCCTGGCAAATTCGCTCGGTGTGGATATATCTGATCTGCCCATTGCCGCCGCGGCCCCTGAATGGTACTCGGAAAAGGCCGTAGCTATTGCCTGCTATGCTGTTGCTTCGGGAATTTATACGGTTCTAGGCGTCACCCCGCCGATAATGGGTAGCAGAAACATTGTGGGTCTGCTCACTTCGGGATTAAAGGAAGTTGTGGGAGCGACCTTTGCCGTGGAGTCCGATCCCGAAAGGGCAGCCGATCTGATAATTGCACACGTAAATTCCAAACGGAAGGCTCTTGGGCTGTCCTGA